The Acidobacteriota bacterium genome includes a window with the following:
- a CDS encoding cyclopropane-fatty-acyl-phospholipid synthase family protein, translating into MHAVLEWVERGRVPDVLVRQGIRALLRRRLQLGHEGDPEARREGVQQLLEEMADAPLAVLPEKANEQHYEVPAEFFLEVLGKHLKYSSCLFPEGVHSLDQAEAAMLELTCRRADLEDGQEILELGCGWGSLSLWMAERYPGSRVVSVSNSASQRQFIEARAAERGLENLRVITSDINDFQIDQRFDRVVSVEMFEHLRNWHELFRRVAGWLRPDGRLFFHVFCHRDYAYLFETEGAGNWMGRHFFTAGLMPSDSLPLYFQGRLVLDRHWRVRGTHYQRTARAWLDNLDARRDRVQEVLEEVYGSGEGRRWVQRWRLFFMACEELFGYRGGNEWWVGHYRFRARGD; encoded by the coding sequence ATCCACGCGGTTCTCGAATGGGTGGAGCGAGGCCGGGTGCCCGACGTCTTAGTGCGCCAAGGCATCCGAGCTCTGCTCCGCCGCCGGTTGCAGCTCGGCCATGAGGGCGATCCGGAAGCGCGCCGGGAGGGTGTCCAGCAGCTCTTGGAAGAGATGGCCGACGCCCCCCTGGCGGTGCTGCCGGAGAAGGCCAACGAGCAGCATTATGAGGTGCCGGCGGAGTTCTTCCTGGAGGTTCTGGGAAAGCATCTGAAGTACAGTTCCTGCCTCTTTCCCGAGGGCGTCCACAGCCTTGACCAGGCGGAAGCGGCGATGCTCGAGCTCACCTGCCGGCGGGCGGATCTGGAAGACGGCCAGGAGATCCTCGAGCTCGGCTGCGGCTGGGGCTCGCTCTCGCTGTGGATGGCCGAGCGCTATCCCGGCAGCCGGGTGGTCTCGGTGTCCAACTCGGCTTCCCAGCGCCAGTTCATCGAGGCACGGGCGGCGGAACGGGGACTGGAGAATCTGCGGGTGATCACCAGCGACATCAACGATTTCCAGATCGATCAGCGCTTCGATCGGGTGGTGTCGGTGGAGATGTTCGAGCACCTACGGAACTGGCACGAGCTCTTCCGCCGCGTGGCGGGATGGCTGCGTCCCGACGGCCGCCTCTTCTTCCACGTCTTTTGCCACCGGGACTACGCCTATCTCTTCGAGACCGAGGGAGCCGGCAACTGGATGGGCCGGCACTTCTTCACCGCCGGGTTGATGCCCTCCGACTCCCTGCCGCTCTACTTCCAGGGCCGGCTGGTGCTGGATCGCCACTGGCGGGTCCGGGGCACCCACTACCAGCGCACCGCCCGCGCCTGGCTGGACAACCTGGACGCCCGCCGGGACCGCGTCCAGGAGGTGCTGGAGGAGGTCTACGGCTCTGGTGAGGGGCGCCGCTGGGTGCAGCGCTGGCGCCTCTTCTTCATGGCCTGCGAGGAGCTCTTCGGTTACCGTGGCGGCAACGAGTGGTGGGTGGGCCACTACCGCTTCCGCGCCCGCGGAGACTAG
- a CDS encoding FAD-dependent oxidoreductase: protein MKLAIIGTGISGLTAAYLLSPEHDLTVFEADERIGGHTHTVEVESGGRTWAVDTGFIVYNDWTYPNFIRLLDELGVANQPTEMSFSVLCPRTGLEYNGHTLDTLFAQRRNLVRPSFYRMIFDILKFNREAKALAASGGAPPTLGEMLRRGGYGREVVEHYVVPMGAAIWSSTVDAMESFPANFFVRFLDNHGMLNIKNRPQWRVVRGGSQRYVEKITAGFRDRIRVATPVVGVERRERDVRLFLETGETPTFDQVILATHSDQALELLRDPSDAEREILGAIPYQANEAILHTDASVLPRRRRAWASWNYRLAESPGNPVTVTYNMNILQRLPAPETFCVTLNRDQGIDPRRILRRIPYAHPVYTPEAVAAQARYDEIGGRRRTHFCGAYWGNGFHEDGVVSALRVARSLGRDW from the coding sequence ATGAAACTCGCCATCATTGGAACCGGAATCTCGGGCCTCACCGCGGCCTATCTGCTGTCTCCGGAACACGACCTGACGGTCTTCGAGGCGGACGAGCGGATCGGCGGTCACACCCATACGGTGGAGGTGGAGTCCGGCGGCCGCACCTGGGCGGTGGATACGGGGTTCATCGTCTACAACGATTGGACCTACCCGAACTTCATCCGCCTGCTCGACGAGCTGGGCGTAGCGAACCAGCCGACGGAGATGAGTTTCTCCGTTCTCTGCCCGCGCACCGGCCTGGAGTACAACGGCCACACCCTCGACACTCTCTTCGCCCAGCGGCGCAATTTAGTTCGGCCGTCGTTCTATCGCATGATTTTCGATATCCTGAAGTTCAACCGTGAAGCCAAAGCCCTGGCGGCGTCCGGCGGTGCCCCGCCGACTCTCGGGGAGATGCTGCGCCGGGGAGGCTATGGCCGCGAGGTCGTGGAGCACTATGTAGTGCCCATGGGAGCGGCCATCTGGTCCTCCACGGTGGACGCCATGGAGAGCTTCCCGGCGAATTTCTTTGTGCGCTTCTTGGACAACCACGGCATGCTCAACATCAAGAACCGGCCCCAATGGCGGGTGGTCCGCGGCGGTTCCCAGCGCTATGTGGAGAAGATCACCGCCGGTTTTCGGGACCGTATTCGGGTCGCCACGCCGGTGGTGGGGGTCGAGCGGCGGGAGCGGGATGTGCGCCTCTTCCTAGAAACCGGCGAGACCCCGACCTTCGATCAGGTCATCCTCGCTACCCACAGCGACCAGGCTCTGGAGCTCCTGCGGGATCCCAGCGATGCGGAACGGGAGATCCTCGGTGCCATTCCTTATCAGGCCAACGAGGCCATCCTGCACACCGACGCATCGGTGTTGCCGCGCCGCCGGCGCGCCTGGGCGAGCTGGAACTACCGCTTGGCGGAGTCCCCCGGGAATCCGGTGACAGTGACCTACAACATGAACATCCTCCAGCGGCTGCCGGCGCCGGAGACCTTCTGCGTCACCCTCAACCGGGATCAGGGCATCGACCCCCGGCGCATCCTTCGGCGCATTCCCTACGCTCATCCGGTCTACACCCCCGAGGCGGTGGCGGCCCAGGCGCGCTACGACGAGATCGGTGGCCGGCGGCGGACGCATTTCTGCGGCGCCTATTGGGGCAATGGCTTCCACGAGGACGGCGTGGTCAGTGCGCTACGGGTAGCGCGGAGTCTCGGGCGGGACTGGTGA
- a CDS encoding DUF1365 domain-containing protein translates to MESGIYEGWVRHRRRAPSGHEFRYRLFMMYFDLDELDQVFAGRWLWSTRRWAPARLRSEDYLGGSEGSLAEAARDLVETECGRRPEGPVRLLTHPRYFGYGFNPVSFFYLFDAAGEGLEAVIAEVRNTPWDEVHRYVLTPELDPQPEAPDPVAGTRRYRHEKVFHVSPFMAMDQTYDWRFTPPGESLVAHIDNYRRGEEQAFFDATLSLRRREISGPALARVLVRYPWMTARVSAAIYFQALRLWLKGTPFHSHPKKQRHPEQQRQLEEESR, encoded by the coding sequence ATGGAGAGCGGTATCTACGAGGGTTGGGTCCGCCACCGTCGGCGGGCTCCCAGCGGCCACGAATTTCGCTACCGCCTGTTCATGATGTATTTTGATCTCGACGAGCTAGATCAAGTTTTCGCCGGCCGCTGGCTGTGGTCTACCCGCCGGTGGGCCCCGGCGCGGCTGCGGTCGGAGGATTATCTCGGCGGCTCCGAAGGATCCTTGGCGGAGGCCGCCCGGGATCTGGTGGAGACGGAGTGCGGCCGGCGTCCCGAGGGACCGGTGCGGCTGCTCACCCATCCCCGCTATTTCGGCTACGGTTTCAACCCGGTGAGTTTCTTCTACCTTTTCGACGCCGCCGGCGAGGGCCTGGAAGCGGTGATCGCCGAGGTGCGCAACACGCCGTGGGACGAGGTACACCGCTACGTGCTGACACCGGAGCTGGATCCCCAACCGGAGGCGCCGGACCCCGTCGCTGGCACTCGGCGCTACCGTCACGAGAAGGTCTTTCACGTGTCTCCCTTCATGGCCATGGACCAGACTTACGATTGGCGCTTCACGCCCCCCGGAGAGTCGCTGGTGGCCCATATCGACAACTACCGGCGGGGTGAGGAACAGGCCTTCTTCGACGCCACCCTCAGCCTGCGGCGCCGGGAGATCAGCGGGCCGGCGCTGGCTCGGGTGCTGGTGCGCTATCCGTGGATGACCGCCCGGGTGAGCGCCGCGATCTACTTCCAGGCGCTCCGGCTATGGCTCAAGGGGACGCCGTTTCATTCTCACCCCAAGAAGCAGAGGCACCCTGAGCAGCAACGGCAACTCGAGGAGGAGAGCCGATGA
- a CDS encoding cyclopropane-fatty-acyl-phospholipid synthase family protein has translation MSDGMDFDGAELGTLAARESSGGWLDGLLRRAVLSRLRALEHGELIFLEGTQRHVFGQALSSEEPQVAREAPSAREDGDGLGLSATVQVQDPRFYRRLALGGALGAADAYMDGLWTTDDLTAVVRVLARNRAALDRLETGMARLSGPLQRLIHRLRDNTRTGSRRNISAHYDLGNDFYQLFLDETMMYSCAVFEQGALEESAGEADPERAGEVLAHASRAKLDLICRKLELGPEDHVLEIGTGWGGFAVHAAEHYGCRVTTTTISRRQYEFAAERVRRAGLEDRVTILLEDYRDLQGRYDKLVSIEMIEAVGDRYLELFFRRCSELLKPEGMMLLQAITIADQAYHRYRRSVDFIQRYVFPGSCVPSVEAMSRCLARATDLRLFHLHDITPDYATTLRLWRRRFLDNLAKVRELGFGERFVRMWEYYLCYCEGGFQERVIGDVQMLLTKPLCRRDPVAVRV, from the coding sequence ATGAGTGATGGCATGGATTTCGACGGTGCGGAGCTCGGTACTCTGGCAGCTCGGGAGAGCTCCGGCGGCTGGCTCGACGGTCTGCTGCGCCGGGCGGTGCTGAGCCGTCTGCGGGCGTTGGAGCACGGCGAGCTGATCTTCTTGGAAGGGACTCAGCGCCACGTCTTCGGGCAAGCTCTCTCCAGCGAGGAGCCTCAGGTTGCCAGGGAGGCCCCATCTGCGAGGGAGGACGGGGACGGCCTTGGCTTGAGCGCAACGGTGCAGGTGCAGGATCCCCGGTTCTACCGGCGCTTGGCCCTCGGCGGTGCTTTGGGAGCCGCCGACGCCTACATGGACGGTCTGTGGACCACCGACGACCTCACCGCCGTGGTGCGGGTGCTGGCGCGCAATCGGGCGGCGCTGGATCGCCTGGAGACCGGAATGGCCCGGCTTTCCGGGCCTCTCCAGCGCCTGATCCACCGCCTGCGGGACAACACCCGCACCGGCAGCCGCCGCAACATCTCCGCTCACTACGATCTGGGCAACGATTTCTACCAGCTCTTCCTCGACGAGACCATGATGTATTCCTGCGCGGTCTTCGAGCAGGGGGCCCTCGAAGAAAGCGCCGGAGAGGCGGATCCGGAGCGGGCCGGCGAAGTTCTGGCTCACGCGTCTCGGGCCAAGCTCGATCTCATCTGCCGCAAGCTGGAGCTGGGGCCGGAGGATCACGTGCTCGAGATCGGCACCGGCTGGGGCGGCTTTGCGGTCCACGCCGCCGAGCACTACGGGTGCCGGGTGACCACCACCACCATCTCCCGCCGTCAGTACGAATTCGCCGCCGAGCGGGTGCGCCGAGCCGGTCTGGAGGATCGAGTCACCATCCTGTTGGAGGATTATCGGGACCTCCAGGGCCGCTACGACAAGCTGGTCTCCATCGAGATGATCGAGGCGGTGGGGGATCGCTACCTGGAGCTCTTCTTCCGCCGCTGCAGCGAGCTCCTGAAGCCCGAGGGCATGATGCTGCTCCAAGCCATCACCATCGCCGATCAGGCCTATCATCGGTACCGCCGCTCGGTGGACTTCATCCAGCGCTACGTCTTCCCCGGCAGCTGCGTTCCGTCGGTAGAGGCGATGAGCCGATGCCTGGCCCGAGCCACCGATCTGCGGCTCTTTCATCTTCACGACATCACACCGGACTACGCCACCACCCTACGGCTATGGCGTCGGCGCTTTCTGGACAACCTGGCCAAGGTGCGGGAGCTGGGCTTCGGCGAGCGCTTCGTGCGCATGTGGGAGTACTACCTGTGCTACTGCGAGGGGGGCTTTCAGGAGCGGGTCATCGGAGACGTGCAGATGCTCCTCACCAAGCCGCTGTGCCGGCGCGATCCCGTCGCCGTCCGAGTATGA